The following nucleotide sequence is from Psychroflexus torquis ATCC 700755.
TTGGAGAAAACTTAAGGGATGTTTTTCAGTTGAAGATCATCAACTCGAGCGTTGCCGTATGGGTCGGATTCATTGCTCTCTTTGGTATTGCCACAGACGATGCCGTATTGATGGCCACGTATTTAAAACAATCATTAAAAGATAATCCAACGAAAACAATTTCAGAATTGAAAACCGCCGTTATGGAAGGGGGGCAAAAGCGAATTCGTCCAGCCGTGATGACTTCCATTACGACTATTATCGCTCTGTTGCCTGTGTTATCTTCTACTGGAAAAGGATCTGATATTATGGTACCTATGGCAATTCCTGCTTTTGGTGGAATGTTGATGGCAAGTTTAACCTACTTTTTGTTGCCTATTTTATTCTACCTTTTTTATAAGAAAACGATGAACACCACTCAATCTTAAACTCATGAAATCTATTTTACAACCCTTAAATCACAATTCAAGAGCACTCATAGGAGGACTGTAGTCTCTTGTTTTATAAGTATTTTGATGTTCAGCTGGTCCTCTTTTAGTCAAAGTCTCGAAGACTTACAACACCGAGCGGCTGAAAACAATTTGGAATTGAAAGCGCAATTCAAGAGTTTTGAAGCACAACTTGAAGGTATCACACACGCCATATCTTGGCAAGACCCCAACTTGAGTTTTGGGTATTTTATAAGTCCAATAGAAACCCGAGTTGGTCCTCAGATTGCAAGATTTTCGTTGACTCAAAAGTTGCCTTGGTTCGGAACCTATAAAGTTAAAGGCGACATTGCTACGTTTAGAGCTGAAGCTGAATTTGAAAAATTCCAAGATCAAAAATTGAAGTTATTTCTTAATGTTGCTCAGAAGTATTACGATCTTCTGGCCTTAAGGTACATCACAGAACTTGAAACGAAACAACTTGAGATTTTAGAAAATCTCAAGGCTATAGTAGAATCTAACTACAAAAATAATAAAGCCAGGTTGGTTGATATTTTGAGAGTAGATCTGGAAATGGATAAACAGTTGAGTACAATTCAAGTTTTAAAAGACCAAGACCAAGCTTTTGTCACGCAACTCAATCAATTGATGGACAGGAAGTTGAACACTCCTGTTCAAATTTTAAATCCAAAGCAGATTCTGGAACAAAATGAATGGATTGAAATAGATTCTATGGTTAGAAATCACCCTCGACTTGAAGTGATTCGCAAATTGAAAGCCTCCAATGAGGCAGAAAGCGAGTTAGCCAAAAAAGAAGCGATGCCACAGTTTGGTTTAGGATTGGATTATGCTATTATCCAAGACCGAAATGTTCAAAATGCAGAGGCTGGACAGGATGCGATTATGCCAATGCTATCGGTGAGCTTACCTATTTTCGGTAAGAAGAACACATCTAGAAAAAAGGCAGTTTCTCTACAAGGAGAATCTATTGAATTCCAATTGGAAAACGAAGAGTCGCGTTTGGAAACTGAAATTCAAGTTGCTCTTTATAAACAAGATGAACTTTTTAGTCTGCTTAGCTTATACGATAAGCAGCTATTGAGCTTAAAAGATATCCTTCAACTTTCTGAAACCGCATTAGCCAATGCCAGCATGGGAATAGAAGAAGTTTTGCGCTTGCAGGAAGAGCGTTTACTCTATGAGAAACAACGAGCCAAAACTCTCGCGGATCTTCAAAAAACTGATGAAACTTTAATCTACTTAACTTCAAACTCAGACTTATGAGCAGCGATAGTTTTTTAGAAAATTGGGGTAATGCCTCCAACACTGCCTTGGGGTTTTTCTGGATGGCACTTTGGGCGTTCATTTTTGCTGGCCTCCACAAACTTTTTTATACAACTCGGCATTGTCCTCTCTATGTTTCTAGGCTGGCAATTTGTTGTGGGGGGAATTTTGCTTTTAGAAAAAGCTTTAAAATGCCTCGCTTTTATAAGCTTTATGTCGCTGTTGATTGGAATTCAAGTCAAATACATATTTAATTATTAACGAACATATTTCAATAATGAACACTAAATTTAAAACGTACTTAATCGCTGGACTGGTTTTAGTTCTTGGTATTTTTATTGGGTCTAGCCTGTTTTCTTCTGAAGAGAATATGGAGGATCATAATCATACCGCAGAAACAGAATCTTCAGTGTGGACTTGCTCTATGCACCCTCAAATCCGCAACGGCGAACCAGGCGATTGCCCTATCTGTGGGATGGACTTGATTCCTGCCAATACCTTAGAGGAAACGGTAGATCCAGATGCTATCCGAATGACTAAGTCTGCAAGGACTCTGGCTAAAATAGAAACGACTCTAGTTAGCGATGGAAAAAACACCTCCTCAACCTTAGAGCTTTCTGGTCAACTAGACATCAATGAAAAAAGCAAAACGAGTTTAACCGCAAATTTCGATGGTCGAATTGAGCAGCTAAACATTAATTTTGAAGGGGAAACCGTTCAAAATAACCAAGTAGTTGCTGAATTGTATTCTTCCACTATTCAAGTTTTAAAAGATGAATACGCTTTAGCGAAACGCACGGATAACGAAAGCTTAATGCAAAGTGTAGTTCAAAAAATCGAGAATCTAGAACTGAGTTTGCAAGATATTCAAAACAAGTCTAAGTTAGCAACAATATCTTTAAGAGCTCAGCAAACAGGTAATGTTACACAACTAATGGTAGCTCAGGGCGACCAAGTGAAAGCTGGACAAGCACTTATGGAAATCACAGATTTGTCCACGCTTTGGGCGATGTTTGATGTTTATGAGCAAGACCTAAACCTCATTAAAGTTGGTGATGAAATGAGCATGAATATAGGAGGAGCAACTGTGACTGGTAAAGTGGATTTTATTTCACCTATTTTCAATACAGAAGAGCGATCTGCCAAAGTAAGGGTTGTGGTCCAAAATCCTAATTTGAGATGGAAGCCTGGCATTTTTGTCACAGGAGTAGTTAGTTCTGACGCTTCAAACACAAAAAGCGAAACCCCTCTATATGTTCCCAAATCTTCAGTGCTTTGGACAGGTAAGCGCTCTATAGTTTACAAGCAATTGGAAAACGAAAACGGTGTTTACTTCAAATTAACGACAGTTGACATAGGAAAAACCTCAGGAGACACTATTGAAATTTTATCAGGATTGCAAGTAGGAGATGAGGTGGTTACTCAAGGGGCTTTTAGTATTGATTCTGAAGCACAGCTTGCCGATAAGACTAGCATGATGGACCCAAAAACAGAAATCTCACAACCAAAGTTCTCTGTTGAAGAGGAGAAAAACCTAAATCCAAAAGCGATTACTCAGCTTCTATCCGATTATAGGCAACTTAAAGTTGCTTTAGCTTCAGATAATTTTGAAGATGCCAAAACCAATTATAAAAAATTGGTGGTTTCCTTTTCTAAACTGAGGTTGAGAAAGCTTCAAAATACAGATAAAATTAGGTCGATAGACGAACTAAGAGAGGAGTTCCTAGCCCTTTCAGAAGATATCATTGCGATAGCAAAAACTTCAAACCCAACTGATCAGTTGCTTTATGTACAACTTTGCCCTATGGCTAATAATAGTAAAGGAGCGTCTTGGTTAAGCTTTACCAAAGAGATTAAAAACCCCTATTATGGAGCCTCTATGTTGACCTGTGGAAGCACTATAGACTCGATACAATGATTAAAAACTCTTCAAGGTTTTACCTTGAAGAGTTAATATAGGTTAAAAAGCAAGAGTCAAAACCCTTAAGGTCATCAAAAACTTGAGGGCTTGTAGAGCAATACAAATTTCAAAGCCTATTAAATAAATCAAAATCGTAGCCTAGAAAAACAACTAAACGGGGCTTAAATAAATAAGTATATAATACGTTGATGAACTTGTAAAGTTTGATAACTAAATAAACAAAGCATCTATGAGCTTTAGGGTATATAAATCAACTGGTATTCCTATAATTTTACCTGTAAAAAGGTAAATTTTTTCTACTTTATTTATTACTTGAATTTGAAAAAGCTTTTAGAGCAGATTAATTTATCTTTTTTTTAAAATATATTATTGCATCAATTATGCTGCCGACTATTAGACCATATAAAAAACATAAGAATCAATATAATCCATTATTAACCTCTTTGTTTGGATAAAAAACACTCTATCAATCTGAAAAATATGCGGTAGCGCCTATCGCTGCTCCTAAAACTAGACCAAATAAAAAAATATACATTTTAGATCTTTTTATAGTGTCCTCTTTTTTAAGTTCCGATTTTAGATTCTCATTTTCCATTATGTGGTAGTTTTATTCGTTCTTTATAAATGTTGTTTTAAACATACTTTTGAAAGTATATTTATAATAAGTGTCTGATAAAAAAAACCTCAATAATTGAGGTTTTTTTCGTGTCAAGAAGAATTAATCTTTAACCAAAAATTCAACTATAGTTTAAAGTACTAATTTTCTTGATTAAGCCAACAAGTATTACACTTAATCTTTCATCTCCCGCTCTAAATAATCTTTACTCTGTTGCATTCTCCTCATTTTTTTAAAGATAACAACCAACTTCAGAAGGATGATCCTGAACATAAGTATTCATAGTTTCATTTCTAAGGCTATACACCATCAAAGCATCTCCTACCATAGCAAAAGTAAAAAAAACTTCAAAAATAAAAAGCCAGATATTATCAAATATTAAAGCATAAATGGCTATTAGCAAACCCATTAAGACACCAGACATTAATGCTCCAAATATATAGTGTTTAATTTTTTATAACTAGTGTAATCGCTTTTTGATCTAGGGTTAACGATGAAGTATTATCAAATTAGACTCGATACAATGATTAACTTTGTCTTATAATTTAAAGATAGCATAATGACACATACCTATAAAGTGACTGGCATGACCTGCCAATATTGTAAAGCAAGCGTAAAAGAAGGGCTAGAACATCTAGAACATGTTAAGTCCGTTTCTGTCAATCTAGAAGCTGAGGAAGCTGAAATTGACATGGAACAGCATATAGAAGCATCTACCCTTCAAGAAGCTATTTCAAAGAAATATCAGATCTCTAAAAAATCTGATTTCAAAGACACTTCGGGTGCAAACCTTCAAGAACAGTCTAAGTTTCAACAACTTTTCCCCTTGTTTCTGATCTTTGGATATATCACAGCGGCTTCAGTACTATTGAATTTCTCTTCTTGGGAACTGGATTCGTTTATGTTCGACTTTATGGGTCTATTTTATATTGTTTTTAGTTTTTTCAAGTTTTTGGATTATACAGGATTTCCTGCATCTTTTCAGATGTACGATCCTTTGGCCAAAGCTCTCCCGATGTATGGCTGGATCTATCCGTTTTTAGAAACGGCCTTAGGCTTGATGTTCTTGTTAAGATTCGAGATGGATATAGCTTTAGTAACAACAATTATCATTTTAGGAATAACAACCATAGGGGTAACCAAATCTCTGTTTTCTAATAAAACTATTAAATGTGCGTGTTTGGGAACAGCACTTAACTTGCCAATGACAGAAGCTACTTTTATAGAAAATACCATTATGCTCGTAATGGCAGTATGGATGTTGGCGTTTTAAAACGGTAGTTTCAATTGTTCTTCCTTCAATTTCGGGGTGTCCTTTGTTGTTTTATCTGTGTTGAGGTTAGAAAGAGAAATACCCAGTAAACGGATGGAGTCTTTAATAGGCTCTTGAAAGAGTAAAGCCTTGGTTTCTTCCATGATCAAGGCTTTGGAGGAAATGAAGAACTTTAAGGTTTTACTTCGAGTTTGAATATTGAAATCGCTGGTTTTTAGTTTTAGGGTAATGGTTTTACCAGCAACTCTACTTCCCTTTAATCGTCTTTCAACTTCTTCTGCGATATCTTCAAGCTTTTCTAACATATAAATTTCAGAAGAAATATTTTTTGAAAATGTTCTTTCAGCTCCAAGAGACTTTCTGATTCGAGAAGGCTTCACGTCACTTAAATGAACACCGCGAACTACATTAAAATAATGTAAACCGCTTTTTCCAAAGTGGTCTTGTAAGTACTCCAAGGTTTTAAGCTTTAAATCGACTCCTGTAAAAATACCTAAGCCATACATCTTTTCTTGAGTCACTTTTCCTACGCCGTGAAACTTTCTTATGTCTAGCGTCTCCAGGAAATCTATTACATCTTCTGGTGGAATAGTTTTTTGTCCATTTGGTTTATTGATGTCACTGGCAATTTTTGCGATAAATTTATTTATAGAAATACCTGCCGAAGCATTAAGTCCAGTCCTATCTTTTATTTTCTCTCGTATTTCCCTTGCTAAAATAGTGGCGCTGGGATAGTTAAATTTATTGACGGTTACATCTAAATAAGCTTCATCGAGAGACAGGGGCTCCACCAAATCGGTGTATTCAAAAAAGACTTTACGGATGATTTGTGAAATTTCTTTGTAGCGCTCAAACCGTGGTTTTACAAAAATAAGGTGGGGACATAATCTAGTCGCTAGCCTGCCACTCATAGCACTTTTCACTCCAAACTTTCTAGCTTCATAACTAGCTGCGGCTACAACACCGCGTCTGGAACTTCCCCCAACAGCAAGCGCTTTTCCAGATAAAGAGGGATCATCTAGCTGCTCCACTGAGGCGTAAAAAGCGTCCATGTCTACGTGTATAATCTTGCGAAGATGTTTCATAAAATCCATGGTCAAAAATACATAAAGCGGGGGAAAAGGATTCTTAATAAATGATCATAAAATTTTCTTGATCTTTGAGTTTTCTTGCTAATTAAAATCCATAGATATCAGGGCGCTGCCCCTCAAACCTTATCATTATTTATGCTATTGAGATTGCAGGGCTAACGCCCCTTTTTTAATTCTAATTATTTTTCAGACATTGTAAAATAGGGGAGCAACACCTCTCAACATTTTATGATCATTTGTATTATGTAGATCACAGGCTTAACGCCCTTTTTAATTCTGATTATTTTTCTATTGTTTGTAATATTAGGGGCATCACCCACACATCTCAATAACATATAACAGAAAGAGTCTGAAGAGGGGCGTTAGCTCTGAAATCTGTCAATGTAAATATTATGTAGATCACAGGTTTAGGCCTCTTTTTTTAATTCTAATCATTTTTCAGAAATTGTAAAATAGGAGAGCAACACCTTTCAACACCCTATCATCCTTTATACTTCTGAGACCTCTGGCTTAACGCTCTTTTTAATTCTGATTATTTTTTTATTGTTTATAATATTAGGGGGCATCGCCCACACATCTCAATAACACATAACAGAAAGAGTTTACAGAGGGGCGTTAGCTCTGAAATCTGTCAATGTAAATATTATGTAGATCACAGGCTTAACGCTTTTTTTAATCTTAATCATTTTTCAGACATTGTAAAATAGGAGAGCAACACCTTTCAACACCCTATCATCCTTTATACTTCTGAGATCTCTGGCTTAACGCTCTTTTTAATTCTGATTATTTTTTTATTGTTTATAATATTAGGGGGCATCGCCCACACATCTCAATAACACATAACAGAAAGAGTTTACAGAGGGGCGTTAGCTCTGAAATCTGTCAATGTAAATATTATGTAGATCACAGGCTTAACGCTTTTTTTAATCTTAATCATTTTTCAGAGATTGTAAAATAGGGAGCAACATCCCTCAACACCCCATAATTATCTATGCTTTGAGATTGCTGGCTTAAAGCCCTTTTTAATTCTGATTATTTTTCTGTTGTTTATAATATTGGGGCATCGCCTACAAATCTCCATAACACGTAACAGAAACATTTTTTAGAGGGGCGTTAGCTCTGATATCTTTCAATATAAATATTATGGAGATTACAGGTTTAGTCCTCTTTTTTTAATTCTAATCATTTTTCAGAAATTGTAAAATAGGAGAGCAACACCTTTCAACACCCTATCATCCTTTATACTTCAGATATCTCTGGCTTAACACTCTTTTTAATTCAGATTATTTTTCTGTTGTTTATAATATTGGGGGCATCGCCCACACATCTCAATAACACATAACAGAAAGAGTTTATAGAGGGGCATTAGCTCTGAAATCTTTCAATGTAAATATTATGGAGATTACAGGTTTAGTCCTCTTTTTTTAATTCTAATCATTTTTCTATGGTTTATAATATTAAGGGCATCGCTCACAAATCTTAATAACACATAGTAGAAATATTTTATAGAGGGGCGTTAGCCCTGAAATCTGTCAATGTAAATTAATACAGGCATAATAAAAACTAACTATAGTTTTGCTGATAGAATGGACAGATTTAAAATAAACCCTACACAGTAGCTAATTTTCAAACTGAATTAAATTCCTTTAGGAATGGCATTAATGAGATGTTTGGTGTAGTCCTTTTGAGGGTTAGCATAGACCATATCTGCGTCGCCTTGCTCCACAATTTTGCCTTGGTGCATGACCAAAAGTTGATCTGCCATGTACTTGACCACCGCCAAATCATGAGAAATGAAAATATAGGTAAATCCAAAATCTGTTTTTAATTCGTTGAGGAGGTTTAATACCTGCGCTTGGACAGAAATGTCTAAAGCAGAGACCGACTCATCGCAAATGATGAGTTTAGGTTGCACGGCAATGGTCCTGGCAATTCCAATCCGTTGTCGCTGCCCACCGCTAAATTCATGCGGATACCTGTTAAAGTGAGCTTCAGACAAGCCTACACGTTCCAGAAGTTCAATTGTTTTTTGTTTTCTAGATTCAGCATTACCATATAATCCGTGGACTTTCATAGGTTCCATAATGGCTTTGCCAATCGAAAGTCTTGGGTTTAAGCTAGAAAATGGATCTTGAAAAATAAGTTGAATATCTTTTCTCAGTTGCCTTAAGGCTTCGCCTTTTAGGTGTGTAATAGGTTGACCTTGGTATAAAATTTCACCTTCGGTAGGATCATCAAGCCTAAGAATAGCATTGCCTAAAGTTGATTTTCCACAACCAGATTCACCAACAAGCCCCAAGGTTTCTCCCTGATAAATTCTAAAACTTACCCTATCGACAGCCTGTATTTTTTCGGTTTTTGAAAACCAACCCGAGTTGGAAAAAAAGATCTTACTCACCTTCTTAACTTCTAGTAATGGTGGTTTTGAATAGATCTTTTCATGCCTTTGTTGTCTCTCTTCTAAAGTTTCTATTTTAGAATTTGGAATATCCTGCATATAGTCCTTAACTGTTGGTAAAGACTTGAGCCGTTCACGGGTAGATGGTTTTGAGGCCAAAAGCGCCTTGGTATATAAATGTTGGGGATTTTTGAAAATAGAAACCACATCGTTCTGCTCTACGATTTCTCCCTGATACATAACTGCAACCCGATCTGCTAGTTCTGAAACTAAAGCCAGATCATGAGAAATAAAGAGAATACCCATTTGAGTTTCTTGCTGGAGAGATTTCAACAAGGTTAAAATCTCCTTTTGGACAGTAACGTATAGAGCAGTTGTAGGCTCGTCTGCGATTAATAGTATTGGAATGCAGGCAATGGCCATAGCAATCATAACTCTTTGCTTTTGACCTCCACTTATTTGGTGAGGATAACTCTCAAAAATATCATTGATTCGGGGTAGTTTTACCTTTTCAAAAAGGCTTAAAACCTCTCGTTTTGCCTTGGATTTAGACAGCCTTTTATGCCGAATTAAAACTTCTGCAACTTGTTTCCCACACGTCATAGAAGGGTTTAACGAACTCATAGGTTCCTGGAAAATCATTGAAATATCATTTCCTCGAATACTCTGGAATTGCTGCTCTGTACATTTGGTTAAGTCTCTGTCTTGAAATAGAATCTCACCCTCAACCTGAGCTTTAGGCCCTAATAAACCTAAAATAGACAAGGTAGAAACTGATTTCCCGGAGCCGGACTCGCCTACAATACCTAAAATCTCGTTGGGTTGCAACTGAAAGTTGATGTTTTTGATCACTCTTTCATCACCAAAGTTGACTTGAAGGTTTCTTACATTTAGCATTACACAGAAATCAGTTCATGATCTTCCAAGAGTTCTTCTTGGCGAAGCTTCAAAATTAATTGTGCTACGGCAATAACGTCTTTTTCGCAATAGGTCACAATTCTATCCAAGTCTTTTTCCTTATAAAACACATCTCTAACTTGGCTGCCATCAATATCATCTTTTGGAGAAGGAATATTGAAAAGTTCTGTGAGTAATTTTAAGGAGGTATAGTGTTTATAATCTCCAAATTTCCATAATTCTAAAGTATCTAAATGAGGAATTTCCCAAGGCTTTTTACCAAAAAACTGAAGTTGACTTGGTAAAGCAATGCCTCGGATAAGCATTCTTCTAGCGATATACGGAAAATCAAATTCCTTAGCATTATGCCCACACATCAGGTGATGAGGAAGGCTGAAATAGTTTTCAACAAGTAGTTTGAAACGCTTTAATAAATCGGTCTCTTCACCATAAAAACTCGTGGTTCTAAATTTACGCTCATTACCTTTAAAATTAAAATAACCTACAGAGATACATACGATCTTACCAAACTCAGCCCAGATACCAGCTCGCTCGTAATACTCTTTGGGAGAATAGTCCTCCTTTCTTTGGTATTCCGTTTTGTCTGTAAAAAGCTTCTGCTTAGTTGGAGATAAGTCTTCGAAATCTGAGTGTTCTGGAACAGTTTCAATATCCAAAAACAAAATATGTTCTAAGTTGAGTTTGTCTAACATAGTAAGGATTTGTTTATTTTTATATTTGAACTAATTTACTGAAATTTAAAAGAATAGGTATTTAAGTTCTGATAACCACTCAAAAACCTCCATTTACCAAGCAGATTTTTGTAGAGATTATAGAGTATAATCAAAAAATTTACGGTTTTCCCGAAACAAATGTTGGGTTGAACTGTAAATTAAAGAGATTGAGTAAATCTATATTTGAATGATCGATTAAATACTATTAAAAAATTCTATTCAAACTATTTTTAGGGACTATTCTTTTTTCGTCCTGTTCCGAAGATGATTTAAATGTTATAGAAAAACAGGAAAAAAATTTAACGCAAAGTACTGTTTACCATCAAATGCCTGAAGCTGATGAATCAAATTTGGAATCGATTTATAATAAAAAGACAAATATAGACTTTGGGTTTATTAACCAGGATAAACCTGTCTTTAAAATAGATAATCAAGGTTTCTTTACACTTGCCTTTAAGACAAGTGTAAAGAAAACAACATCTTATTATGATAACTTAGTGGTTGAAAAAAGGAATACTAAAAAGACTAATTTTTATGTATTACGTTATATACCGTCCGAAGAGTGGTTATCTTCCAATATGGATTTGAGTGCCTATTCTGGGGAAATACAAGTTTTCGATTTTCAAACAGGAAGTTTATTAGGAACTACAAATGTAATTAATAGTACACCTGAAAACAAAGTAATAACATTTACATTCACTGCGACTGCCTGTTTTATATGTACTGCTGGAATTTGTGTATACGAATGGATACTTGAATGTACGGAGGATAGCGATGCAGGCTTTGGAGGTTGTGAAAATCCTTTCCCTGACCCACCAAACTTAGGAGATAGAGATCCCACAACCAGGTTCAGGAACAACACCTACATTACATGACGGAGAAGATGAACCCATCATCGTGGAATGTCTTCAAAATCAAGCGCCTAATATGTTTGGAGAGTGTGATTGTATTGACGGCTTTGCAGAAGATGGTGATGGAAATTGTGTGGGAATACCTTGTCCAAGAGATCCACTAG
It contains:
- a CDS encoding TolC family protein, coding for MFSWSSFSQSLEDLQHRAAENNLELKAQFKSFEAQLEGITHAISWQDPNLSFGYFISPIETRVGPQIARFSLTQKLPWFGTYKVKGDIATFRAEAEFEKFQDQKLKLFLNVAQKYYDLLALRYITELETKQLEILENLKAIVESNYKNNKARLVDILRVDLEMDKQLSTIQVLKDQDQAFVTQLNQLMDRKLNTPVQILNPKQILEQNEWIEIDSMVRNHPRLEVIRKLKASNEAESELAKKEAMPQFGLGLDYAIIQDRNVQNAEAGQDAIMPMLSVSLPIFGKKNTSRKKAVSLQGESIEFQLENEESRLETEIQVALYKQDELFSLLSLYDKQLLSLKDILQLSETALANASMGIEEVLRLQEERLLYEKQRAKTLADLQKTDETLIYLTSNSDL
- a CDS encoding efflux RND transporter periplasmic adaptor subunit, whose translation is MNTKFKTYLIAGLVLVLGIFIGSSLFSSEENMEDHNHTAETESSVWTCSMHPQIRNGEPGDCPICGMDLIPANTLEETVDPDAIRMTKSARTLAKIETTLVSDGKNTSSTLELSGQLDINEKSKTSLTANFDGRIEQLNINFEGETVQNNQVVAELYSSTIQVLKDEYALAKRTDNESLMQSVVQKIENLELSLQDIQNKSKLATISLRAQQTGNVTQLMVAQGDQVKAGQALMEITDLSTLWAMFDVYEQDLNLIKVGDEMSMNIGGATVTGKVDFISPIFNTEERSAKVRVVVQNPNLRWKPGIFVTGVVSSDASNTKSETPLYVPKSSVLWTGKRSIVYKQLENENGVYFKLTTVDIGKTSGDTIEILSGLQVGDEVVTQGAFSIDSEAQLADKTSMMDPKTEISQPKFSVEEEKNLNPKAITQLLSDYRQLKVALASDNFEDAKTNYKKLVVSFSKLRLRKLQNTDKIRSIDELREEFLALSEDIIAIAKTSNPTDQLLYVQLCPMANNSKGASWLSFTKEIKNPYYGASMLTCGSTIDSIQ
- a CDS encoding heavy-metal-associated domain-containing protein, translating into MTHTYKVTGMTCQYCKASVKEGLEHLEHVKSVSVNLEAEEAEIDMEQHIEASTLQEAISKKYQISKKSDFKDTSGANLQEQSKFQQLFPLFLIFGYITAASVLLNFSSWELDSFMFDFMGLFYIVFSFFKFLDYTGFPASFQMYDPLAKALPMYGWIYPFLETALGLMFLLRFEMDIALVTTIIILGITTIGVTKSLFSNKTIKCACLGTALNLPMTEATFIENTIMLVMAVWMLAF
- the dinB gene encoding DNA polymerase IV — its product is MDFMKHLRKIIHVDMDAFYASVEQLDDPSLSGKALAVGGSSRRGVVAAASYEARKFGVKSAMSGRLATRLCPHLIFVKPRFERYKEISQIIRKVFFEYTDLVEPLSLDEAYLDVTVNKFNYPSATILAREIREKIKDRTGLNASAGISINKFIAKIASDINKPNGQKTIPPEDVIDFLETLDIRKFHGVGKVTQEKMYGLGIFTGVDLKLKTLEYLQDHFGKSGLHYFNVVRGVHLSDVKPSRIRKSLGAERTFSKNISSEIYMLEKLEDIAEEVERRLKGSRVAGKTITLKLKTSDFNIQTRSKTLKFFISSKALIMEETKALLFQEPIKDSIRLLGISLSNLNTDKTTKDTPKLKEEQLKLPF
- a CDS encoding ABC transporter ATP-binding protein, translating into MLNVRNLQVNFGDERVIKNINFQLQPNEILGIVGESGSGKSVSTLSILGLLGPKAQVEGEILFQDRDLTKCTEQQFQSIRGNDISMIFQEPMSSLNPSMTCGKQVAEVLIRHKRLSKSKAKREVLSLFEKVKLPRINDIFESYPHQISGGQKQRVMIAMAIACIPILLIADEPTTALYVTVQKEILTLLKSLQQETQMGILFISHDLALVSELADRVAVMYQGEIVEQNDVVSIFKNPQHLYTKALLASKPSTRERLKSLPTVKDYMQDIPNSKIETLEERQQRHEKIYSKPPLLEVKKVSKIFFSNSGWFSKTEKIQAVDRVSFRIYQGETLGLVGESGCGKSTLGNAILRLDDPTEGEILYQGQPITHLKGEALRQLRKDIQLIFQDPFSSLNPRLSIGKAIMEPMKVHGLYGNAESRKQKTIELLERVGLSEAHFNRYPHEFSGGQRQRIGIARTIAVQPKLIICDESVSALDISVQAQVLNLLNELKTDFGFTYIFISHDLAVVKYMADQLLVMHQGKIVEQGDADMVYANPQKDYTKHLINAIPKGI
- a CDS encoding 3'-5' exonuclease, which encodes MLDKLNLEHILFLDIETVPEHSDFEDLSPTKQKLFTDKTEYQRKEDYSPKEYYERAGIWAEFGKIVCISVGYFNFKGNERKFRTTSFYGEETDLLKRFKLLVENYFSLPHHLMCGHNAKEFDFPYIARRMLIRGIALPSQLQFFGKKPWEIPHLDTLELWKFGDYKHYTSLKLLTELFNIPSPKDDIDGSQVRDVFYKEKDLDRIVTYCEKDVIAVAQLILKLRQEELLEDHELISV